The sequence TGCATGTCCGGAAAGGTGTCAAAAATTATTTGTCTTATTGTTTGACAAATTTCTTTCTGGGGAGTTTTTTGTTTTTCAATATAGGCGTCAACTTTTTGATTCATGGTTTTATAATAAACAAAATAAGGTCTTTTCCTATTGTAAACATATGACTTAGATTATGAAACAAAAAACTCATGACTTTTGTAGCTTGACTGGCATTCCCGGAGTTGGTCCCTCGATTGCCAAGGATCTTAATGGGATTGACATTAAAACAATCGCTGATTTAAAAGGCAAAAAACCAGAAAAACTGTACCAGGCTTGTAATACAAAGGTCGGCTTTAC comes from Candidatus Beckwithbacteria bacterium and encodes:
- a CDS encoding pathogenicity locus codes for the protein MKQKTHDFCSLTGIPGVGPSIAKDLNGIDIKTIADLKGKKPEKLYQACNTKVGFTQDRCLLYVFRCAIYFANGGRNLEKLKWWNWKDKK